In Hippopotamus amphibius kiboko isolate mHipAmp2 chromosome 6, mHipAmp2.hap2, whole genome shotgun sequence, the genomic window CCAAGAGTACCTGCCTTTTAAAAGTGGAtacagcagagaagagaaaaaccttaCTGTAAAGAAAGGAATAGGTGGGTGATTGTGAAATTCTAAGCTGAGAGGGAAGTAATGGAGCGGGAAGAAGAGAAAGGTTGTAGACTTCTGACATCTCTAAGACACCATAATTAGGAAAAGTAGTCACGCTGTTTTATTTACAAGGGAGATACACATTCTTACTCACTGAAGATTCTCAGACACAGGTGCTCCAGAAAGGTGAGAGCTTGGGGCCCAAGAAGAATTGCTTCTCTGTGCAGTGTACAGAACTGGCAAAGTACTGGCAAATGTACTAGTGAGCTACTATGGCTCTTAGGCGAACTCTGAGTGAAAGAATACAACTGCCtgatgtaaagaacagacttgaggacatggggtagaggggctgggacgtagtgagagagtaccattgacatatatacaccaccaaatgtaaaatagatagctagtgggaagccactgcatagcacagaaagatcagcttggtgctttgtgacgacctagaagaggggtgggatagggagggtgggaaggaggctcaagaggagatacggagatatatgtatacatatagctgattcactttgttgtacagcagaaactaacacaacattataaaccaattgcactccaataaagatgtattttaaaaaaatacaactgctTGAGCAAAATGGTTTTATTCTTCCAACAACTAGTTTGTTTCATTGGAATACAAACACTGTGGGGCTGAACAAAGAATACTAGATATTCTCTCCATTGTtctatttttgaattttactAATTTGATCATAGACACACTGGGAGATATGGATATTCTGAAAATGGTGACTGTGCTGGGCAGAACATGGTCCCCCAAAGACGTGCATGttttaatccccagaacctgcaAAAGgtactttgcagatgtgattaaattaaggattttgagacaggagatcatcctggattatccacaTTAGGGCGAACGTAATCACAAGAGTGTTATAAGGGGAAAGGGGAAACAGAAGAGTCACAGTCAGAGAAGGAGACATGACAATGAAATGATTAATTTGCTGGCTGCCAAATGCTGGAAGTGCCTGGAAGCCAaacaaagacaaggaaaagaattcTCTTTTGGAGCTTCCAGGATGAAAAcatctgctgacaccttgattttagcctccTAAAACCCATTTCCGGCTTTccaacttctgacctccagaactgcaagattATAGCTTGTTCTGTTTTAGGGCACTATTCGGTGCTAATTTGTTACTAGTGATAGCAAACTGTTACAATGACAGAAGTCATGAGTGCAGTAGCCACAGAGCAGGCATCTGGGTATAACTGGCGCTTTATAATTCTAATCTATGAAACCTAGTGTTTTTCAGTATGAATGCTGGATCTGCCCAAAGCctagtttgttttggtttctggttttgtttttttttctgaaatattctaGGTTTCACAAACCTACAACACTACCTCACTATGCATCACTATGGAACTGGTCAAGCTTCAGAATCTGGTAAATGACCTTAGTTGGATTCACAAATTCCCTGGCCCCTGGAGCTCGTATCCAGGGCCTGGAGAAGTTCCATCTGAACCTGGACACCTCTGCCAATACGAGTCGTTCCTCCGCAAATCTGCTGTGTTGCTCACTAGTGGTTGGGGTTTGGTCAATGAAACCTCTGGGGACTGTCCTGAGCATCTTGAGTCACCTGTCACTTAGGTTTAGTGACTGCAATCCTTTGGAGAACACAGAATGCCTTTGAATTATGTTTAAAGGAAGGAGTGTGCAAAGGTAAAAGTCCAGGCAAAGACAGAAAGACTGAGGATGAAGGAGGGGGGCAAGGAGGGACTGGCAAGGGACTCTTTCTGCTGCAGATGCCAGGCAAAGGCAGGTGGCATTTTGTGCCTCTGAGCTAATGATTGCCACCCAATTTCCAACCTTAATGAGCCCAGCAATGCCACCACATGTGCTGAGCTTGCTAATCAGAGAATATAAATTGAATTTGGAATAcctatgtttttaattaaattcttgaAGAAACCAAATCTTACTTTACTTTCAGGTATTTagttattttacccattttactcACCTGTAGATCAGGGTTCAGAATATGTGGTCCTTTTTCAAACTTCTCTCTGTTCCTCTGGAAAATGGAAAGCAATGCAAATACTGAACACCATATTCTGAATTAGGCATTGTATtagacatttcatatttttaaatggtgtgAAACCCATTAGATAATTACTATCATCCCAATTTTAAGGTGAAAAAGTGAGCATAACCAGAGTGAGTGATTTTCACAAGGACTCACTTCTGGCAGAGCAGCTTATGTTCAGGCAGAGAACCTGTCTAGGTCCTAGACTCCAGCTCAGGGGCCCTTCTCATCTTTGGGTTCATTTACTATTTACCTGACATTTGTTTATTACTTACGGTGTACCAGGCGCTGTTCAATAAAATGCagacagcaatgaacaaaacagacaataatTCCTGTCCTCATAGAATTTACATTCTATTGTGTTGGCAAGACCCTGGGTTTCTTTCGTTGGTACCCTAGGATATTCAGCAATACATACCCATCATATGCCATTCAGAGAGATGCTTAATTCTGGGCAGCATCCTAGTTATATTTTCATTGGGGACCTGACTTCAACCCTAACATCATCTCAGGGAAAGTTCTGAGTTCAGACTTCATGCTAATTTGTATATTTGACAAGAAGAACTGGAATTATGCATTTGTGATTCAGGTTTTATTTCTTGATGATTCCCAAGGGGTGACAGCCAATTGTGCATTTCTGGTGAAGCACCTCTGCCTTCTGTTCTGCTCTTTGAGGGCTTGAACAGGTTGCGACTAGGCAAAGTAGCTGCTCCAGGTCGGATGTTCCTTAAATATGGAATCCAAACCCTACCTAAATGTGGGAATTCAAGGAATTCTTTCATATGGTAATTCCCATAGCCCCCTACACTTCCTGTGATATCTGTCTCACATTACTTTTTCATGCTGCCAGAAGTATAGTGGAATTTCTATGAAAATgagtttttcacttttaaaatattttaacaggcaGTGATTGGAATTGCCACCATAATTGCTGAAACATGTGGACatatgagacaaatgaaaatgtattgaTATCCGTAGAAATATGAATACCTGTGCTATAAAGCACTTAGTTACAGGCACGCTTATCTCAAAGACAGAAATCTTGGAGCAGCCTGCCACCTTCAGGATAACTTCCCAACTAACTCTACCAGAGATCACTGATTTTAGCCTGTATAAATTCCAACTACCAATTccagttaaaaatatttcatgataatCAATGGCGGAAGCTATGTTTCTTGTAAAACTTTTGCTATGattattatatgtaataatttttctttaactaaAAAGTCCCCTTTCTTTACTTTGAGGTTCTCTTCAAAAAATTATCTCAATTCAATTTATCTTTATATCAattatttcattgcttttaacTTCATTTTGCTAAGGAGAGCTGAGAACACTAAGAACATATCTTGCAGGCACAGTCTGAAAAATACTGTAACTTTGGAAACTCTGCTACTTCCTAGTGGGTTCTTCGATTATGGATTAATGACAATATTTCTGAAGAGTCTTAAATAAAAGCAGCAACACAGTAACCCATTcagaaacaggaggaggaaagaagagggagagagggagagagagacacagagacacagagagacagaggaagaaattttGTACAgcactggtttttttgttttttgggggttttgttttgtttttcctattggCTGTTCCTTTCATTAAGTTACTAGGAGGTCTCCCTGGCAGAACAAAGGAGAAATAGGCTAGGGAATGGCGCGGTGACTCAGCACTTAATAGTAGGGAGACATAACACATATTAGTACCAAAAATacacagagaagggaaagggcAGCATAGCGGAAATCGGTACAATTATATCAAATGGGTTATGAGAGCGGGATGTAAAAGATTATGGAAAAAGAACACGGCTCAGATTCAAACGCATCAGGCATGGGGACAGGAAAATaaggaatatttaaataaaagaacgACAGAACAAATATTCATCGAGAATTATTAaactttcattattttcctttcacaaaAGCAGGAAAGAGCCATTTTAGAACATTCCTTTACCCCGGCGCCATTAGTTCCGTTTTTATTGGCCTCCTCTTTGGTTACACTGACTTCAAGGTCAATTTGCTTAGACTTTGATTCTCAGCCTGCAACTCTGCAATCACGTGGGAAGCCTGAACCAATGCCGAGCCTCACTCGAGAGGAATTAAATCAGAAAATCTAGGGTGAGGCCTGGCTTGCCACTTGTTTTAAAGTTTCCCGCCTGACCCCACCAAACAGTCTCCAGAGGCGAGAGCCACCTTAGATCCGAGCCCTAAGTCCCGCCCCGTCTCGCGGGAAGCAGGCACAGGCAGGAGCACGTCCCCGCCCCGGAGGGAGGCGCTGCTTTTGAGATACTCTGGGTGGAGACGCGGCGTGTGCCCTCCTGATCGCTAGGGGGCGAACTGCACGCATTTAGAGCCCGTTTTCGGGCGCCGGGCCGGGTCGACCGCAGACGTGCGCATGCTCCGGTGAGTCCCGGAGGTCGCCCAGCGCTGGTGTTTAACCACGTGCGGCGTGAAGTTAAGGGCATCATGTTGTGAGGAGATGGGGGCTGCGGTGACTCGCGCAATCAGGAATTTCAACCTAGAGAACCGGGCGGAACGGGAAATCAGCAGGATGAAGCCCTCCCCCGCTCCCAGGCACCCGTCCACCAAGAACCTCCTGCGAGAGCAGATGAGCAGTAAGTGGTGCCGAGGGCGCGTCGGGCCCCGGCGTGCGGGCTGCTGTTGCGGGCTGGGCTGTTCCACGCCGGTGACCGGGGTCGGCTGCAGTCACTCAGCTCAGTCGAGCGCGGGAAGGGGGAGCCACCAGGTCGGTGACATTGAGACAGTCTCCTTGCGCTCGTGGTGGAGGGGGTGGCTCCGCCTACTTCGTACTCCGCCTACTTCGTACTCCTGGAGGCGTTAGCTTGTGCTCTCGCCGACCCCGGCCTCGCCGGTTTTTGTCGTTAATGTTTAGTGACTTGATACAAGGAATCAAAACCGGAAGGGATCAAGTGTAAGAGAACTCTCTAGATGTCTTCACAGAACGATAGACGCCGAGCGTGACCTCGCACTTTGAGTTACATTTAACACATGTTCTGTAGTGTTCGAGTGCCGATTaagcagaaaattaaaagtgACTGTCTTGCGTTGTGTTTAGGATCTTAGAGGAAATTTCTTTGGCTTTAATATTGTGacatcctttttctttccttaggcCATCCAGAAATTAAGGGAGAAATTGCTAGAAAAGATGACAAACTACTGTCATTACTAAAAGATGTGTATGTTGATTCCACAGATCCTGTGTCATCTGTGCAGGTAATGTGTGTTTTAATAGGTAAATACATAATTGAACCCTTTGGGGCTCCAGGAGAATGACTAAGAAAAGTGTGGTAAATAGTAAAAGAGAGCGTTCCGCAAGTGAAAATTGTCAGTGTGCTTGTGACCAGAATGCAGAGCATTGGCAAAGTTGAAGCACAAGGGTTTAAGCAAGACACACATGCCTCCGTTCAGTGGATATTTTCTGAAATTCTAAAAGACTTGTGCAAGTATTGATTGTGTGTAACTCGGTGAATTATTTGATATTATTTCAGAATTTGTAGGATTTGGTAAGCATTTGAATGATCTGAGCTTTGATACTGTTTTCTCATTCTTCAGGGTTGAGGTATGTTCTAACCTCAGAGCTTTTAGTGTTGtgttgttgtgtttgttttttttaattttgttttttaagaatatattcaGGTAAGATATGTAAAAATAGGGAGATCACAGAATACACTGGGAAAGGGAACCTATATATAAATGCCAGGCACAAGTGCTTGTGTACAGTGATGAACGGAACATCTCTAGTCCTTGCTCTCACGGTGCTTATAGTGTTGTGAGGGAGACAGGAATTAAACAGATGAACAACCATAGGTACATAATTACTAGTAAGGCTCTGAAGGAGAAATATAGGTACTGTGAGTGTATCAGAGGGACCTTTTTGAGATTGAAGAATCAGGGATGGTTTCTGAGGAAGTGACCATCaaactgagacctgaaggatgggTGGGAGTTAACCAGGTTAGTTTGTGGGGGTGGGACGGTTCTATGTAGGAGGAAGAGTTTGattgaaggagaggaaagagccaATGACAACTCTCAGCTTTACATTCTAAAATTCTCTGGTTGTCTCTCTCTCTAGATAGGCAATAGAGTGTTTGCAGAGATAGCGTTATTAGTATAGTTTTcactagagaagagaaataaaacatatgtaaaataagGTTTGTAAATTGTTGCACACAACAGCAGTTCAGTTATCACCAGATGCtcacaagaaatatatatataggggTTGATGTTCATGttctttatgttatttttagaCAGGTGTTAGATAATACTTACAAGTATTGTTTCTCTCACATGTACTTATTCTAAAATTGGCTCTTGGGGAGGAAAAAACATTTAACACTTATGtataaaacacagaaatgtaGATATAATAAATAAGATATACAATGGTAGTAAAATTTCTTGGGGGATATTAGGAAAAGTCTGAAAAGACTCATGGAGTAATAATGAAGAAAAGGTTGAAGTGCTTATTTATGttctttgtccctttttttcttttgggcagttcataattttcttaatgatttgtgATGTCTCTAGATATCAGTGGTACTGTTCCTGTCATatgtcaaataatttatttttgtctgactTTTTAACTTATCTGTTGCTGTTCAAAATTTTGTGAAATATATTAGcctttttgtctttcattgtATAGGAAGTCTGGGTTCAGTCTAACATAAAAACAGTCTTGTATTTTCTGTTAATACTTTTATGattgtatattttatgttaaaatctTTATTTGGCATTAAATAAAGTGTTTGGTGTAGAGAGAGCTTTTCAACTGGATGGTCAGTTGTCtaaatgtaatttattgaatgacCCAGTCCTTTTTCCGCTCATTTAAAATGCTAATACGTACACTTACAGGTCTGCTTATGGATTCAccagttctatttatttttcgaCTTCTACTCTAAaattatactattttaattaatagAGCTTCTAATGTGTCTTGATACCTGTTttgatcttctttctttcttttcggAAGTTTCTTGACTCTCACCACGCATTTTCTTTCCTGTATGAACAGGTTCTTTAATAAATCCTATTTTGATTCTGAGTGTAATTGAATTGGAATTTAAAGGTTAATTGAGGAGAATTAACATCTTTGTGTTACTGAGTCTTTGAGGAGTGGGGGAAGGTTGTTACTATGGGGTCCCTTTTTACCCTAAGGTTTTAACTATTTATTGCTGATAGGTCAGGAAATGGGTGATTTTTGTATTGCAGATACCCACTTTGctaggttattattttttttagttttcaggtgattttcttatttttctaaacattCTCATATCATTGGCATAGAAttacaattttctctttctttctagtaTTTATACTTAATCCTCTTACTATGTTGCCTATAGCATTAACATAGCAGTGAAAGTTAGTATTCTATCCTGTTCTTTCCTTGCATAGGATATCTCTAATGTTTCAGACGGCTtctgattaaaaaatacttttattacatttgggacattttgttctattttcaatttgctaacaggttttttttaattaaaagaggatgttgaattttatcagatttttttcagtttcataatactaattttagtatttaatattaatcAGAAGGGAAACCTGGATAAAAGTGTGTATGGAGTGGCAGGAAGATACGGGAATAGGAAGATAAGAGAAGCTTTGAGTTTTGGAAAGTGAAGAAGTTGTTAGGAGTGTTTCAGTCCAGAGTTACAATATGAAGGTAGGAGAGTGTAATGCCTTTAGAGTTCAGTACGGTTAAAAGAAAGTACGAGGGATGAATTTGGGAGAAATGAGGTGGGGTAGAGAGTAACAGGGACCAGATGAAGGTCCTTATTTGTCTTGCTAAGGAATTTAGATTTTACCCTGAGGGCAGTGGGAAATAGAAGAGTTTCCTGTCAGAGAATGACATCAGATTTACTTCTTTCTTGGAGGAGTTTTGATAGTGGACTGGGAAGGAATGAAATGCGTTTTAACCAGTTAGAGGAGACCAGGCTTTTGCGGTAGTCCTGCAAGAGACATTGGCTTGGACAAGGGTTATTTAGTGACTGGGAGAGAAGACTTAGGTAGCATCAGCAGGATTTGGTCATTGATTGCCTATaatgagagagggagaaatgtCAGGTATAACATAAGAGAAGCTGAGTTTTGGAGTGGGATGTGGGAGGTAGGTGGTGTTGGTCACTGAGCtagaggatatggggataaaaTTGGATTTTCAGAGGAAAGGGATAAGTTCAGTTTTAGACATGTTGATTTTGATGTGCTTATAGATTATCCAAGGAAAGATGCCATTAGTCACTTGCTATTTTGGATCTGAAAGTCAGGAGAAAGGTTGAGGTTTGAGATCAGATTTGAGAGTTGTTAACAtgtagataataataataaaggggtgTGGGGGATTGCCTGGGAGGAAGGTGTAGAGTGCGAAGAGGGCCTGGGCTGGAACTTGGGGCACACTAACATTTACGGAGCAGTTGAAGGGAAATGgtccacaaaggaaacaaagcaggaacCACTGTAGAGACAGATGGAAAAGTAGGAGAGGGGTGGCACAGAAACCAAAGGAAAGATGGCAGTACGTGGGAGTGGTCAGCAGTGTCAGGTGCTGTAGTGAGTTCACATAAAGCCTGAAAAGTGTCCTCTGGATGCAGATCTAGTCCTCTGGATTTGAGATCACAGATATCATTCACTTTTAAAGTTGaactaaaaagaaggaaactggtCATAAAAGAAGTGTGGGTTTTGGGTTTGGTGGGTGTTTGTAAAATTTGGTGACTACAGCATTTTCATATTTTGACCAAACAGCAGTAGTAGGCAAGGTGCATttgaaaggaaaagtaaaggTGGATTATTGATGTAGCTGATAGAGGAATGAAGTACAGAGCGCAAGAGGAATGAAATACAGAGCACAATTGCAAGGATTAAGCTTGGGTGGGACAGACAGGTGGAAAGATGGGTGTGCATAGgtggttttatttatatttgttgggGTCTTGGAGGCATTAATTTAGTTTCTCTGAAGAGGCAAGATCTCTAGCaatatttaaattcatttgaGGTATTTGGAGGCCCTGAATATGAAATACAAAACTGGGAAACAGAATGGAGATGAGCAAGTAAACCATTAGAGCAGCATCAGAATCCTGCCCTTCTAAAgcagtttttaatcttttctaatCAATGCATTGTTGCTGttcttttaatatatatgaaataatgtgGTGAGTAGATGGTATACATCTGATTATTATTTTCTAGAACTACCTAAAGTTCCTAATGATTGGGCTATGGTTATGAAATGGTGATATGGCAGAAGTGCCATCAACTGTGACTCACTATAATGAGAAAATGGAGTTTGGAAAAGCATGGATAGTATTTATTTGGAGAAGAATAATAGAGATTTGAGAAGCTTGAGAAAGTAGATGTCAAATCTTTGCTCTCTTGAAagcttattttttggtttttggctttttATACTAGGTAAAGGATGTCGGAACACGTCAGAAGCCAAAGGAGTTCAGGTTGCCGAAGGACCATCACTCTGACATGATGAATATTAAGAACATTCCGAAAGGCAAAATTTCCATTTCAGAGGCACTGACACTTCTTAATAATCATAAACTTTTTCCAGATAAATGGACTGCTGAGAAAATAGCTGAAGAATACCATCTAGAGCAGCAAGATGTAAATTCCCTTCTCAAATATTTCGTTACTTTTGAAGTCAAAATCTTACCCCCTGAAGGCAAGAAAGCAGTACAATCAAAATGAAGAGAATCTTGAAATTACTTTTCCTTTATGTACTCCGTGTCCCCATAccctgtttattttctcatttttagcatattaaattatataaattatcaaaTGTGTTAAGCTCCCTCCTTGTGAGAGCATGCTATTTATTGAACTCTGCTGAATTTTCAGGATTGCTGATAGGattaattttgttctcttttgaacATTAATTTGGTTTAGGCATATGTTCTTATGTAATAGCGTGACTAATCAGCACAggtataaatttattataaataaaaaagttacCATATTTTAGGCAAATCATATCAGCTTTTAAATTGATCATATAGCCTCTTGGGAAATGTCCTGAATCTCTCGTTTAACATTCAAAGCTGCACCTTTCAGTTTAGATGGTTAGTTTGTTCTTGCTATGGAATAGAGAAAGTAAGAGTTTTCCTGACTCTTAAGACTGTGACCTTTTTTTGTTAGGGAACAGAGACTTGACAGTGAGGTCAGATAACAGTATTTCCGAATAAAGGCAGACAGGAGACTGGATACAAAACGGTAGaaactgtatttttattaatGCTCCAAGGAAGAATTAGGGAGGACTTACTTTgttttgaatgaattttatgtatgaaataactttttaaaaatataaacagaaattgGTGTTTATAAAATTTTAGCAGTCTCTGCTTTGACAAACAGGTAAGTCCAGAAGCTTTCAGAGAGGCAGGCAGTAGTGGAAcctatctgaaaaaaataacttttctatgGACTTAATGTAGAAatagtagaaaattttaaacgGTGATTAAATCAAACAACCATGTTAAATTGAATTTGGTGATCAAAtacgtttgtttttttttttttctaatttaagtgCTAgttgaaagaagagagagaaaatagcaaGTAGAAATATAAAGTGTGATCACTGGAAGGGACTTAGGAAATTGCTGCTTCATCCATTTAACAAACTTATGAGCACAGTGTGTGCCAGTACTAGGGTCTTAAGTGAGACTGTTAACTTTAGCTCTGTCATGTTACTACATATGGGATTTGGGGTAGATCATGTAACCTCTTTGAGATTgaatttcctctgtaaaatgagtataGTGCTGCCTTATTAATCAAAGGTTTACTGTGAAGATACATTAGATAATAAAGGACtacaaaagactgaaaaaattcAACTTATTATTTTTGCAGTTGGGAAGCCTGGGGAGGTTTCATGATCTATTTAAGATTATTCTGTAGTTTATCACATAGCCAGGCCCAGAATTTAGGTTTTCAAAGTCCTAGTGATGTGTTTTTTCTGTTGTGCCAAAAAAACATCTCAAAAGAGCAGAAGGTGTGAGTTGTGGGAATATTCGGAGAGTGTGGTTAGAAAAATTCCAGGTTATTAGTGTCTTTCTGAGGGAAGACAGGCGTTCCCCTGGAAATGGTATGGAAGATGCTGAGGAATTCAGCATGATGATGGAATGAGACATTTGTAATACTGAGAAGAGAAAAACTGACTGAGATGGGAACATTTTAAGCTGTGTTCAAATGCAGTTTCATTATGTGAATAAACTATACCTACCTTATGTTTGGTTCAAAAcagttcttttaagaaaaaaagaattaatatgaaattatattttaaaattctggtaaCTCAGTCATCAAAACTGTTTACCAAATAAAGGTCAATACTTGTACTTGAATCACTAATACTGCTATTTCTGAGCCATCTTCCCTATTCAAATCTACACTGTGGTTAGGCAGCTGTAAATATAGCTGTTACGTGGTGtcacataataaaataaagtacttcCTGTGTCATTCATTGGCCTATTACTGCTTTTTATTATATGTAGGAGAGTGATGGGTATTAGTGGTGTCACAGAAAGCATGGAGTTGAGATTCAGAAAATCTGAATGTAGATCTGAGTGTCACTTCTAGCCATGTGATGTTGGAAGTGTCCTCAGCTGTCAAACAGGTAACAATTGCCAACGTCTTAAAAGCAATTACTGTACTAGGCATTGATCTGGGTGCTTTGCATGCATTAACTTGCTGAATTGTTACCACAAGTATGAGGATAAGTACTGTTAACTATATTTTACAGGGAAAATAGAAGCACAGAGATCTGaagtaacttttaaaagattatcTAACAAATGTCAGAACCTGGATTTAAACCCTAGTAGGTAATTTTCAAAACCTTGTGCTCCTGACTACCTCACTAATGTTCATTGTTTCTCCGGGATTATAAGAATTAAGGGAGATGGCATGAAAGGTGCCTGGGCCAGGTGAAGCCAGGACTACATAGTGCCCACTGTGTATGAGAATCCCCTGTGGACCTCTGGAAAGATAGGTATCTAGGCCTTCTCTGCTGTGGTGGGCTGCTTTAATAAGACTGACTCCTTTGTTGATGGGTTCTGAATTagggatgttttaaaaatatttaatgaccaGTGTGGTACCAGACTGTCTGAACTGCGTTGACCATCTGTGCAGTTTGAGTATCAGCATTGTCTGGGTCTAAAGTTTGctgtgaaggaagaaaaggagcagGAGATAGGAGGGTGACTTAGAGGAAGTTTGAAGGAGAGAAACTTTATGGGGcatgaaaaagggaagaaggaaagaattccTGGAGATGAAGTAATTTGGTTTTAGCAGGGTTagggaaagaggcagggaggTTAATCATAGGGTGGGCAGGAGAACTGGGAACCAGGAAGCTGTTACAGAAAAGCTGCCCGAGTGGGTGGTTTTGGCGAAGTTCTACCACACATAGGGTCACCATACAGTTTATTGCCCAAACTGAGACACTTTTGAGAATGAAAAGGGCACCAATTACATTAGGACAATAGGGACAACAGGCATAAACTGGAATGTCTTGGACAAACTAGGAGGTGAAAGGGCACTAATGGAGACCTTGGCCATCTGGGGTCTGGGTGCAACCCTCTTAGCTCCACATGGTCAGTGTTTAGCACCTCACCATTATCCTCAAGCATGGCTCCTGTCTGTGCCAGAAGGCTTTGCTTGGCCCCAACTAATGCTTATGTTTGACATCCCCTCCTCCATGTCTACTCCATGCTCTGAAACAACCATAATCCCAAGGAAAGGAGGGCGGGGCCCTGGACAATTAGGGGAGGTGTGACGAGGATGCTTCTGTACTCATACCTACAGTGACTGAACCAAAATGGCCCAAAGCACCCTGAATTGGGGTTGTGCTTAAAGACAGCTTATTGGGTACAAGctgaaaatatataagaaatgaatatatttaaggATTAAAATGGTTTTATGCATCTTAAATAGCCACCAGTCATTGCTTTATAGCTACTCTAGCTTACTTGTCTTGACAAAGGCCAATCAGTTAAATGGCTTGAGAGAAGGACAGTCTATCCATTTGTCTATCTGGATACTCCATTTCTTCTGCTTTAGGAATAATAGAACTGAGTTACTTGTTAGGAGAAATGGTGAAATAACAGAACTTAGATCTAAGTCCATATATAAAAACCAAAGCTTTACATTCAAAGCAT contains:
- the NDUFAF4 gene encoding NADH dehydrogenase [ubiquinone] 1 alpha subcomplex assembly factor 4; this encodes MGAAVTRAIRNFNLENRAEREISRMKPSPAPRHPSTKNLLREQMSSHPEIKGEIARKDDKLLSLLKDVYVDSTDPVSSVQVKDVGTRQKPKEFRLPKDHHSDMMNIKNIPKGKISISEALTLLNNHKLFPDKWTAEKIAEEYHLEQQDVNSLLKYFVTFEVKILPPEGKKAVQSK